The genomic window AGCCCGCGAGCCGCTCCGCGGCCGGCGGCAGGTGCAGCGGCCCGGTGACGGTGGCGATCCTGCGGTGGCCCAGCTCGTACAGATGCTGCACGGCCGCCTCCGCGCCCGCCGCGTTGTCCGAGCTGACCCGGACCGTACGCGGGCCGGTGAAGGCGGTGTCGATCCCCGCGCAGGGCACCGTCGAGTCGGCGAGCATCCGCAGGCATCGGTCGTCCGGCGGGGTGGTCAGCACGATCACCCCCTCCAGGTTGTGCCGCCGTACGGCCTGCAGGTGGGCGCCGTCCTGATCCTCGGGCCCCGGGGTGGTCAGCAGCATCAGGTGGTAGTCGGCGTCGGACAGCGCCGTGCGCACCGCGCTCAGCAGCCCGAGCAGAAAGGGGTTGTGCTGTCCCAGCGCCTCCTGCCCGCTGTCCCACACCAGCCCCACGGTGTCGGAGCGGCGGCGCACCAGCGTGCGTGCGGGCTCGTTGGGCGCGTATCCCAGCTCGCTCGCCAGCCGCCGGATCTTGGCCCGGGTGGCCTCGCTCACCTCCGCGCGGTCGTTCAGCGCGCGGGAGACGGTGGCGGTCGACACGCCGCTGCGGCGGGCGAGTTCACGGATGTTCACGGCATACCCGTTCTGCGCGAGTGGACATGAGGACGAGACGAGGACGAGACGACCACGGTATGAGAGTTGTCTGAGAAACCGGCAAAAAGCTTCCTGCACACAGTCTTGACGATCAGTCGGGGCAAGGACAGACTTCCCGCCGATCGGAAACGTTTACGGCAATCGGCCCCGGTCGTCCGCCGGGGACCCCCAACAGGAACGGGACGCCTGCGATGCCAACGAACGCTCGACGACTACGTATGAGAAGCCTCCTGACACTCGCCACCGCGGCCGCCTGTGTCGCCGCGGTGGCGTCGGTGCCGGCGCAGGCCGGCGACAACCCCAGCTACACCAATGCCAAGGCCCCCATCGACGTCCGGGTCAAGGACCTCCTCAAGCGGATGACGCTGGCGGAGAAGATCGGGCAGATGGACCAGATCTCGGTGGTGAACATGCAGGGCGACTGCCAGTGGAGCGGCGGTGCCTTCACCGAATCCTGCATGAAGTCGGTGCTGGTCGACAATGCCGCCGGCTCGGTGATCTCCGGCGGCGGCGCCGGCCCCGCGGTGAACAGCCCCGCCAACTGGGCGACGATGGTCAACACCGTGCAGAAGTACGCGATCGACAACTCGCGCCTGCACATCCCGATCATCTACGGCGTCGACGCCGTCCACGGCCACAACAACGTGCTGGGCGCCACGATCTTCCCGCAGGAGATCGGCATGGGTTCCACCTGGGACCCCGGGCTGGTCCAGGACGCCGGCGCGTCCACCGCCAAGGCGGTCGCCGCCACCGGCATCGACTGGAACTTCGCACCGGTCACCGACATCGCGCGCGACCAGCGCTGGGGCCGCTACTACGAGACCTTCGGCGAGGACCCGCTGCTGGCCGGCACGCTGGCGTCCGCCGCGGTCACCGGCATCCAGGGTGCCGACGGCGCCAAGGACGTCGCCGCCACCGTCAAGCACTTCGGCGGCTACGGCGAACCCGGCAACGGCCACGACCGGGTGCCGGGCGACGTCTCGCTGCGCTACCTCCAGGACACCCTGCTCCCCTCGTACAAGCAGGCGGTGGACGCCGGCGCCATGTCGGTGATGGTCAACTCCGGTGCCATCAACGGCATCCCGGCGACCTCGTCGCACTACCTGCTGACCGACGTGCTGCGCGACCGGTGGGGCTTCCAGGGCGTCGAGGTGAGCGACTGGCAGGACGTCCGCGCCCTCCAGACGGCTTACCACATCGCCGCCGACTACCCCGAGGCCATCGCGAAGGCCGTCAACGCCGGCCTGGACATGGCGATGGAGCCGTACGACGCGCAGGGCTGGAGCGACGGGCTGAAGACCGCCGTCCAGCGCGGCCTGGTCTCCGTCAAGCGCATCGACCAGTCGGTGAGCCGGATCCTGACCATGAAGTTCAAGCTCGGCCTGTTCGAACACCCCTACGTGGACGCCTCGAAGGCCGACTCCCGGGTGATCGGCGCCGATACCGCACTGGCCCGGCAGGCGGCGGACGAGTCGCAGGTGCTGCTGCGCAACGAGGGCAGCGTGCTGCCGATCCCGCCGTCCGCGAAGAAGATCGTGGTGGCCGGCTCCTACGCCGACGACATCAACGACCAGGTGGGCGGCTGGACCGTCGGGTGGCAGGGCGTGCCGGAAGGCGTGCGGCTTTCCGGCACCACTGTCCTCCAGGGCATCAAGGAGGCGGCCCCGTCCGGCACGTCCGTGGTGAGCACGACCACCGCGGCCGACGCCGTCGCGCAGGCCGAGGACGCCGACCTGACCGTCGTCGTGGTCGGCGAGAAGGCGGCGGCCGAGGGAGCGGCGGACGCCCCGCGGCCCGAACTGTCCGCCGACCAGCAGGCGCTGGTGAAGTCGCTCAAGGCGACCGGCAAGCCGGTGGTCACCGTGGTGGTCGCCGGACGCCCGCTGGTGCTGGGCGACGCCGCCGACACCCAGGGCCTGCTGATGGCCTGGCTGCCCGGCAGCGAGGGCGGCCACGCGGTCGCCGACGTGCTCTTCGGCAAGGTCAACCCCAGCGGCCGGCTCAGCGCCTCCTGGCCCAAGGACATCGGCAACGAGCCGCTGTACTACCAGCAGCTCCCCGGCACCAACGGCGGACCCGAGTCCTCCTACGACGCGGCCTACCGCTTCGGCGCCGGACTGTCCTACACCGGATTCGCGTTCAACTCGATCGCCGCGGGCTCCACGAACGCGCGCACCCGCGACACCATCAGCCTCAAGGTCGGTGTCGCCAACACCGGTGACCGGGCCGGCGACCTGGTGGTGCCGGTCTACGTCTCCCAGCCGTCGAGCGACGTGCTCGCCCCGCCCGCCAAGCTGGTCGCCTTCGCCAAGGTGCACCTCGCGGCCGGCCAGAGCTCGACGGTGACGCTCAAGGTGCCGCCGAGCCGGCTGGCCGTCACCCCGGGCGACATCGACGGCTCGGGCAAGCAGCAGGTGGCCCGGGGCGCCTACGTGTTCACCGCGGGCACCCAGACCGCCACGGTCACCGTGCACTGACCCGCACCGCCGGCCGCCCCACCGGCCGCGCACTGCCACGGCGGGCCGTGGCCGGGGACTCTCCTCGGCCACGGCCCGCCGCGTCGCGTGCGCCGCACGGCCGGACCGGCCAGGCTGGGGGGTGCTTGGCGTAGTGGGACACGCGGCCGTCGCGCCGCACAGCCGTGGGGAGGACCCGATGCAGCGCAGGGACGAGGACAGCGCGGGCGCACCCGGCGGGACCGCAGGCGGCAGCGCCGCCGCCGACCGGGCACTGCTCGCCCGGATCAGGGCCGCGCCGGTGCTGGCCGGGCCGCTGCCGCCCTTCGACCCGGACCGCGCACCGGAGACCCCCGGGCCGCTGTTCGCCGACTGGCTCGGCCTGGCCCTGGCCGACGACGTGCCGGAACCGCAGATCATGACGCTGAGCACCGCCGCTGCCGACGGCACGCCCAGCGCCCGGGTGCTGATGCTGCGCGGTGTCGACTCCGCGGACTGCGCGTTCGTCTTCGCCGGCGACAGCGGCAGCGGGAAGGGCCAGGACCTGGCCGTACGGCCCGTCGCCGCCCTGACCTGGTACTGGCCCGCGCACGGCCGGCAGATCCGGGTGGCCGGGCCGGTGGACGTCCTCGGTGAGGAGGTCACCCGGCGGGACTTCCTGGGCCGCTCACCCGCCTCCCGCGCCGCCGCCTTCACCGGCCGGATCAGCACCCCGCTGGCCGGGGCGGAGCAGTACGAGCGCGAGCAGCGCGCGGCCGAGGCGCTGGTGGCCGCCGAGCCCGAGCAGGTACCGGCCGGCCACACCGTCTACCGGCTGCGTGCCCGTACGGCGGAATTCTTCCAGGGCGACCCTTCCCGCTTCCACCTGCGGCTGCGCTATACGAGGGAGGGCGGCGGCTGGTCCCGCACGCTGCTGTGGCCGTGACCGCCGGCGCGCCCGCGTCCCGGTGGCCCCGGCCGCCGGGCCGTGGGCGTACCGCGCTCGGCCGGGGCACGACGGCGGTGGGATCCGCACCCGGCTGGTGTGCTGTCAGGGATCAAGGGGATGACGGTCCTGTCGCCTGCTGACATGATGACCTGATGCACGGATCAGGAGCCAGGAGCAGGGGACTTGGGCTCGCCCTGCTGTCGGCGTTCGCCTTCGGCGGCTCGGGAGTGGCGGCCAAGCCGCTCATCGACCTCGGTATCGACCCGCTCCAGGTGGTGTGGATGCGGGTGGCCGGTGCCGCCCTGATCCTGCTGCCCGTCGCGCTGCGCTCCCGGGCGCTGCTCCGGCAACGGCCCGGCCTGGTCGCCGGTTTCGGGCTGCTGGCCATCAGTGGCTGCCAGGCGCTGTACTTCGTGGCCATCGCCCGCATCCCGGTCGGCGTCGCCATCCTGGTCGAATTCCTCGGCCCCGCCCTGCTGCTTGGCTGGATCCGCTTCGTGCAGCGCCGCCCGGTCACCCGGGCCGCCGCCCTCGGCGTCGTCCTGGCCACCGCCGGTATGACGTGCGTCGTCGAAGTCTGGTCGGGGCTCGCCTTCGACGCCCTCGGGCTGCTCTACGCCTTCGGGGCCGCGTGCTGCCAGGTCGCCTACTTCGTCCTGGCCGACCACGGCACGGACGCGGCCGACGCGCCGGAGCCGGTGACCGTCATCGCGCACGGCCTCGTCATCGGCGCCGTCGTCCTCACGGCGGTCGCGCACCCCTGGACCATGGACTTCTCCGCGCTGGCCCACCAGGCCGCGCTCGGCGACCGCGACGTGCCCGCGGTGCTGCTCATCGGCTGGATCGTGCTGGTCTCCACCGTCGTCGCCTACCTCACCGGTGTGCTCGCGGTCCGCACGCTCAGTCCGCAGGTGGCCGGTGTCGTGGCCGGCCTCGAAGCGGTGGTGGC from Streptomyces sp. NBC_01198 includes these protein-coding regions:
- a CDS encoding LacI family DNA-binding transcriptional regulator — translated: MNIRELARRSGVSTATVSRALNDRAEVSEATRAKIRRLASELGYAPNEPARTLVRRRSDTVGLVWDSGQEALGQHNPFLLGLLSAVRTALSDADYHLMLLTTPGPEDQDGAHLQAVRRHNLEGVIVLTTPPDDRCLRMLADSTVPCAGIDTAFTGPRTVRVSSDNAAGAEAAVQHLYELGHRRIATVTGPLHLPPAAERLAGYLRACTRLGLSVPPEYVTEGDFFLASGEAAGRRLLAIPDRPTAIFAAGDQMAIGAMHAAADAGLSVPGDLAVVGFDDIDAAALVRPALSTVAQDQRGLGEAAVEALRGLIDSTPVDAVPAQPRIIPTRLLIRGSSRSGV
- a CDS encoding glycoside hydrolase family 3 N-terminal domain-containing protein → MRSLLTLATAAACVAAVASVPAQAGDNPSYTNAKAPIDVRVKDLLKRMTLAEKIGQMDQISVVNMQGDCQWSGGAFTESCMKSVLVDNAAGSVISGGGAGPAVNSPANWATMVNTVQKYAIDNSRLHIPIIYGVDAVHGHNNVLGATIFPQEIGMGSTWDPGLVQDAGASTAKAVAATGIDWNFAPVTDIARDQRWGRYYETFGEDPLLAGTLASAAVTGIQGADGAKDVAATVKHFGGYGEPGNGHDRVPGDVSLRYLQDTLLPSYKQAVDAGAMSVMVNSGAINGIPATSSHYLLTDVLRDRWGFQGVEVSDWQDVRALQTAYHIAADYPEAIAKAVNAGLDMAMEPYDAQGWSDGLKTAVQRGLVSVKRIDQSVSRILTMKFKLGLFEHPYVDASKADSRVIGADTALARQAADESQVLLRNEGSVLPIPPSAKKIVVAGSYADDINDQVGGWTVGWQGVPEGVRLSGTTVLQGIKEAAPSGTSVVSTTTAADAVAQAEDADLTVVVVGEKAAAEGAADAPRPELSADQQALVKSLKATGKPVVTVVVAGRPLVLGDAADTQGLLMAWLPGSEGGHAVADVLFGKVNPSGRLSASWPKDIGNEPLYYQQLPGTNGGPESSYDAAYRFGAGLSYTGFAFNSIAAGSTNARTRDTISLKVGVANTGDRAGDLVVPVYVSQPSSDVLAPPAKLVAFAKVHLAAGQSSTVTLKVPPSRLAVTPGDIDGSGKQQVARGAYVFTAGTQTATVTVH
- a CDS encoding pyridoxine/pyridoxamine 5'-phosphate oxidase — translated: MQRRDEDSAGAPGGTAGGSAAADRALLARIRAAPVLAGPLPPFDPDRAPETPGPLFADWLGLALADDVPEPQIMTLSTAAADGTPSARVLMLRGVDSADCAFVFAGDSGSGKGQDLAVRPVAALTWYWPAHGRQIRVAGPVDVLGEEVTRRDFLGRSPASRAAAFTGRISTPLAGAEQYEREQRAAEALVAAEPEQVPAGHTVYRLRARTAEFFQGDPSRFHLRLRYTREGGGWSRTLLWP
- a CDS encoding EamA family transporter, with protein sequence MHGSGARSRGLGLALLSAFAFGGSGVAAKPLIDLGIDPLQVVWMRVAGAALILLPVALRSRALLRQRPGLVAGFGLLAISGCQALYFVAIARIPVGVAILVEFLGPALLLGWIRFVQRRPVTRAAALGVVLATAGMTCVVEVWSGLAFDALGLLYAFGAACCQVAYFVLADHGTDAADAPEPVTVIAHGLVIGAVVLTAVAHPWTMDFSALAHQAALGDRDVPAVLLIGWIVLVSTVVAYLTGVLAVRTLSPQVAGVVAGLEAVVATVLAWVLLAEHLGPAQITGGALVLAGALVAQTATTTTPTDTPAPVPEPVPSAP